The Synechococcus sp. MVIR-18-1 region TCAGTGATTCAAACAAATTAACTCTGCCGGTTGCCATGGCACGCATTGCAGGATCATCGATTTATTCTGTTCCATATGGTGCTTATGCGGCAGCAACAGTACTTGGGTCGATTCCCTTGGTTTTACTTGTTTTAATCTTTCAAAAACCCATTGTGTCTGGTCTTACTAGCGGAGCTGTAAAAGGATGACCCTTCAAATCCAAGATTTAGGACGTCGTGTTGGGCAACAATGGATTGTTCGCCATCTCAATTTACATGTTGAGGATGGTGAATGTGTCGCTTTAGTGGGTCCATCTGGCTGTGGTAAGAGTACTACCTTGCGACTGATTGCAGGACTAGACACAGTCTCTGAAGGTGAGATTACTCTCAATCAGATGAATGTTTCGAATGTTTCTGCAGCACAAAGAGCTGTTGGAATGGTGTTTCAAAGCTATGCCTTACTTCCACATTTAAGTGTTTTCGCTAATTTAGAACTCGGCCTACGAGTGCGAGGAGTTCGTCCAATTGATCGTCAAAATCGAATTCAAGCCATGCTTGAACTTGTCCAGTTGCATGACCGAGCAGATGTGTTGCCGGCAAAGTTGTCTGGAGGTCAAAGGCAACGGGTGGCATTAGCAAGAGCTTTGCTACGTGATCCAGATGTGTATTTGCTCGATGAACCTATGAGCAATTTAGATGCACAACTTCGCGAGGAATTAAGGCCTGAGCTTCGTCGACTGGTACTCGACAGGCAAAAACCGGTGATCCACGTTACACATGATCAGCACGAAGCGATGGCTATTGCTGACCGTATCGCCGTTTTGCATTCCGGAAGAATTCAACAGGTTGCAACTCCTTCTGAGCTTTATCACCACCCCGAAACTTTGTTTATTGCCAAATTTATTGGTCGTCCTCAGATCAATTGCCTCCGACCTAAGAATGATGTTATTACTGCGGTCAGGCCAGAGTCTCTTTTCTTTGCTAACGAGGGGCTTCCTTGCAAGCTAATGTCTCGCGAATGGCTTGGTAGTTCTCAGCTTTTTTACCTTGATTCTCCTGAAGGTTTTTTGAGATTGGCCTGCTCTACGGCTCTTGATATTCCTGAATCTTTCCACGTTTCTTGGCATCGCTCTGATGAGCATCATTTTGACGTAGAAACTGGTCGACGTCTTTGATCTTTATCATCGAATTTAAATACTTGTTTTAAGTTTTTCCCCTTGCTTTTGCTGTCATTATTTGACACTCAGATATCTTTTAGCGTGGATTTGAGAACTTGTTCGTGTTTATAGGCCTGTCGTTGAATACCTTGTAGATTTGATTTTGACGGTACTTGTGACATGCAGTCACTCCATTG contains the following coding sequences:
- a CDS encoding ABC transporter ATP-binding protein; amino-acid sequence: MTLQIQDLGRRVGQQWIVRHLNLHVEDGECVALVGPSGCGKSTTLRLIAGLDTVSEGEITLNQMNVSNVSAAQRAVGMVFQSYALLPHLSVFANLELGLRVRGVRPIDRQNRIQAMLELVQLHDRADVLPAKLSGGQRQRVALARALLRDPDVYLLDEPMSNLDAQLREELRPELRRLVLDRQKPVIHVTHDQHEAMAIADRIAVLHSGRIQQVATPSELYHHPETLFIAKFIGRPQINCLRPKNDVITAVRPESLFFANEGLPCKLMSREWLGSSQLFYLDSPEGFLRLACSTALDIPESFHVSWHRSDEHHFDVETGRRL